Proteins found in one Kluyveromyces marxianus DMKU3-1042 DNA, complete genome, chromosome 2 genomic segment:
- the APE1 gene encoding metalloaminopeptidase APE1, protein MSQDYKITKETLNNLTSVLQKLAVQSEQLEIREEKASQRNLVVGSSSTKHELKKSFKEYSQDYIDFTYECPTIYHVVRYFGKLLEENGFKYISEKSDWDDVHQGKYYTTRNGTNLCAFTLGSSWTPQKGVGAIGGHIDALTAKLKPASKKPEVEGFELLGVAPYGGTLNEIWLDRDLGIGGRVLVKDSKTGAVKSVLCDSTPHPIAKIPSLAPHFGAPAVGPFDKEDQTVPVIGYVGNGDYDDDDADYDLEDEKKSPLYGKHSIHLLRYIAQLLSVKVSEISQFDLDLFDVQKGTFGGLKDEFIFAPRIDDRICSFSAITALIEYCNSTPAHVLENGSQFNLAALYDNEEVGSLSRQGAKGGLLESCVERVIANLFSDVAKTRTAFANSIIISADVNHMVNPNFNNVYLENHKPKPNVGITLALDANQHMATDVVGTALVEELARLNDDKIQYFQIKNNSRSGGTIGPSIASQTGARTIDMGIAQLAMHSIRATTGSKDVGLAVKFFSGFYKNWREVYDNFGDL, encoded by the coding sequence ATGTCGCAAGACTACAAAATTACCAAGGAGACTCTCAACAATTTGACGTCGGTATTGCAGAAATTGGCAGTGCAATCCGAACAATTGGAAATAAGAGAGGAAAAAGCAAGCCAAAGGAACCTAGTGGTGGGCTCTAGCAGCACCAAGCACGAGCTCAAGAAGAGTTTCAAGGAGTATTCTCAGGACTACATCGATTTCACGTACGAATGTCCAACAATCTACCATGTTGTGAGGTATTTCGGCAAGTTGTTGGAGGAAAACGGGTTCAAATACATTAGCGAGAAGAGCGATTGGGACGATGTGCACCAGGGGAAGTACTACACGACGAGAAACGGCACGAACCTCTGTGCGTTCACGTTGGGGTCGTCATGGACTCCGCAAAAGGGTGTTGGTGCCATTGGGGGTCACATTGACGCCTTGACTGCGAAGTTGAAGCCTGCATCGAAGAAACCGGAGGTGGAAGGGTTTGAGTTGTTGGGAGTTGCGCCATACGGGGGCACATTGAACGAGATTTGGTTGGACAGAGACTTGGGTATTGGTGGTCGTGTGTTGGTGAAGGATTCGAAGACCGGTGCTGTGAAGTCAGTTCTTTGCGACTCGACGCCGCATCCAATTGCGAAGATCCCATCGTTGGCACCACACTTCGGTGCGCCAGCCGTGGGTCCATTCGACAAGGAGGACCAAACTGTGCCTGTGATTGGGTACGTGGGCAATGGCGACTacgacgatgacgatgcGGATTACGACTTGGAGGacgagaagaagagtccCTTGTACGGCAAACACAGCATCCACTTGTTGCGTTACATTGCGCAATTGCTTTCGGTGAAGGTGTCTGAGATCTCCCAGTTCGACTTGGACTTGTTTGACGTGCAAAAGGGTACGTTTGGCGGGTTGAAGGACGAGTTTATCTTTGCGCCACGTATCGACGACAGAATCTGCTCCTTCAGCGCGATCACCGCTTTGATCGAGTACTGCAACAGCACCCCGGCCCACGTCTTGGAAAACGGGTCCCAGTTCAACCTAGCAGCCCTCTACGACAACGAGGAGGTCGGCTCCTTGTCGAGACAGGGCGCCAAGGGCGGCCTGTTGGAATCCTGCGTCGAAAGGGTCATCGCCAACCTATTTTCAGACGTCGCCAAGACCCGCACCGCATTCGCAAactccatcatcatctcAGCAGACGTCAACCACATGGTGAATCccaacttcaacaacgtcTACCTGGAAAACCACAAGCCCAAGCCAAACGTCGGCATCACGCTCGCCCTCGACGCCAACCAGCACATGGCCACTGACGTCGTCGGCACTGCCCTTGTCGAAGAACTAGCCAGGCTCAACGACGACAAAATCCAGTACTTCCAGATCAAGAACAACTCCAGATCCGGCGGCACCATCGGCCCATCGATCGCCTCGCAGACGGGCGCCCGTACCATCGACATGGGTATCGCCCAGTTGGCCATGCACAGCATCCGTGCCACCACGGGAAGCAAAGACGTCGGCTTGGCCGTCAAATTCTTTTCGGGCTTCTACAAGAACTGGAGGGAGGTCTACGACAACTTCGGAGACTTGTGA